One genomic window of Roseateles sp. DAIF2 includes the following:
- a CDS encoding tetratricopeptide repeat protein translates to MSGFWFSLGLLAAGAVEAEPAPRTARDLLEAQQFRQAAPLMRPLLAKARPDAAERALIYDWLFAVDDLAEVERRSATGSAAVDLLAAGRLALEGRDFERAGQLFERALREADSAAHRAPALRGLGLLAHQRRDYEGALRQLEAARREAATADVLVTQSEILVRLGRTNEAVAALEEAIRLNPDHEAANYQLGNGYTRRNYSELARDCGDAGFERAAHATRRASDAFERGRLDLARQGARAALRACPGYGRAHAVLAKVAESERLAVDVHRAAHERRFAATPMPEVPQIERYVLNWRSLSARHRKRVALSIAPWKAYVPILVAGGATHYIKPLYLRLSETPGAAALRDARIDYDSRLWDDVRGVGGHMTVTGIEDVERSVFGRYNTVLHELTHQVHGVMTAAHKREIQELYRQAKERDARTGEAFLSRYAGGSVWEYFAEGANSLDSPRRDRFDHREIVRERLVAHDPALQALVLRHFAAQDVAASLPVALVNGGQRHLEAGELEAGQALLTRALGLAPEDEQVLGANLYGLALRGQAGTVEPLAARALARHPDSGALRVAAADALWHGGRALAPLVTRLAAGREALRAEDGFEVDLALGGYALHQGRAEAALQIFDRALAQQGDSPEALWGRAAALALASRWDEAFVVYERALRLRTGILALRLDLVRDLMLAGRVEAARVQLAEARTLRATEPQLLALEGWLALRDGRHALALDKADAALARAAWCESAQIVRAVALRGLGRDEEGARMLAALRNELAQERTPRYVYRADIAGWESVRRHSAALRRMLGALAPD, encoded by the coding sequence ATGTCCGGATTCTGGTTTTCCCTGGGGCTGCTGGCGGCCGGTGCCGTCGAGGCCGAACCCGCGCCGCGCACGGCGCGGGACTTGCTGGAGGCGCAGCAGTTCCGCCAAGCGGCGCCGCTGATGCGACCGCTGCTGGCCAAGGCTCGGCCCGATGCCGCCGAACGTGCGCTGATCTACGACTGGCTGTTTGCGGTCGACGACCTGGCCGAGGTGGAGCGCCGCAGCGCCACCGGGTCGGCGGCCGTTGATCTGCTCGCCGCAGGGCGGCTGGCGCTGGAAGGGCGGGACTTCGAGCGGGCGGGGCAATTGTTCGAGCGAGCATTGCGCGAGGCCGACTCGGCCGCACATCGAGCACCAGCCCTGCGCGGTCTGGGCTTGCTGGCGCATCAGCGGCGCGACTACGAGGGTGCGCTGCGGCAGCTGGAGGCCGCGCGGCGCGAGGCCGCCACGGCCGATGTGCTGGTGACCCAGTCCGAGATCCTGGTCCGGCTGGGCCGCACCAACGAGGCCGTTGCCGCTCTTGAGGAGGCGATCCGCCTGAATCCCGATCACGAGGCCGCCAACTACCAGCTCGGCAACGGCTACACGCGCCGCAACTACAGCGAGCTGGCCCGGGATTGCGGCGACGCCGGCTTCGAGCGGGCTGCGCACGCGACGCGACGCGCCTCCGATGCCTTCGAGCGCGGCCGGCTGGACCTGGCGCGGCAGGGCGCACGGGCCGCGCTGCGGGCCTGCCCCGGCTATGGTCGCGCGCATGCGGTGCTGGCCAAGGTGGCCGAGTCGGAGCGGCTGGCGGTGGATGTGCATCGCGCGGCGCATGAGCGCCGCTTTGCCGCCACGCCGATGCCCGAGGTGCCGCAGATCGAGCGCTATGTCCTGAACTGGCGCTCGCTGTCGGCGCGCCATCGCAAGCGGGTCGCGCTGTCGATCGCGCCCTGGAAGGCCTATGTGCCGATCCTGGTCGCAGGCGGGGCGACGCACTACATCAAGCCGCTCTATCTGCGCCTGTCCGAGACGCCCGGCGCGGCGGCGCTGCGCGATGCCCGCATCGATTACGACTCGCGCCTGTGGGACGACGTGCGCGGCGTTGGCGGCCATATGACGGTGACCGGCATCGAAGATGTCGAGCGCTCCGTGTTCGGACGCTACAACACGGTACTGCATGAGCTGACGCATCAGGTGCATGGCGTGATGACCGCGGCGCACAAGCGTGAGATCCAGGAGTTGTACCGCCAGGCCAAGGAGCGCGATGCCAGGACCGGCGAGGCCTTTTTGTCGCGCTATGCCGGCGGCTCGGTCTGGGAGTATTTTGCCGAGGGCGCGAACTCGCTGGACTCGCCGCGCCGCGATCGTTTTGACCATCGCGAGATCGTGCGCGAGCGCCTGGTCGCGCACGATCCGGCCTTGCAGGCCCTGGTGCTGCGCCACTTCGCGGCCCAGGATGTGGCGGCCAGCCTGCCGGTGGCGCTGGTCAACGGTGGGCAGCGGCATCTCGAGGCCGGCGAGCTGGAGGCTGGACAAGCCTTGCTGACGCGGGCGTTGGGTCTGGCGCCGGAGGACGAGCAGGTGCTGGGCGCGAACCTGTATGGGCTCGCGCTGCGCGGGCAGGCCGGCACGGTCGAGCCCCTGGCGGCGCGGGCCTTGGCGCGCCATCCCGACAGCGGCGCGCTGCGCGTCGCCGCGGCCGATGCCTTGTGGCACGGGGGCCGGGCGCTGGCACCGCTGGTGACGCGGCTGGCGGCCGGCCGGGAGGCGCTGCGCGCCGAGGATGGCTTCGAGGTGGATCTGGCCTTGGGTGGCTACGCCCTGCACCAGGGCCGGGCCGAGGCGGCGCTGCAGATCTTCGACCGCGCGCTGGCGCAGCAGGGCGACAGCCCCGAGGCGCTCTGGGGACGGGCGGCCGCGTTGGCCTTGGCGTCGCGCTGGGATGAGGCCTTTGTCGTCTACGAGCGGGCGCTGCGGCTGCGCACCGGCATCCTGGCGCTGCGCCTGGACCTGGTGCGTGACCTGATGCTGGCGGGGCGCGTCGAGGCGGCGCGGGTGCAACTGGCCGAGGCGCGTACCCTGCGTGCCACCGAGCCGCAGCTGCTGGCGCTGGAGGGCTGGCTGGCGCTGCGGGATGGGCGGCATGCGCTGGCGCTCGACAAGGCCGACGCGGCCTTGGCTCGGGCGGCCTGGTGCGAGTCCGCGCAGATCGTGAGGGCGGTGGCGCTGCGTGGCTTGGGGCGCGACGAGGAGGGGGCGCGGATGCTGGCGGCGCTGCGCAACGAGCTGGCGCAGGAACGGACGCCGCGCTATGTGTACCGCGCCGACATCGCCGGCTGGGAATCGGTGCGGCGCCATTCGGCCGCGCTGCGGCGCATGCTGGGCGCGCTGGCGCCCGATTGA
- the ispB gene encoding octaprenyl diphosphate synthase translates to MHAASASPIAEVQALLDAEMREVDAVIARRLSSDVALIDQIAGYIVHAGGKRIRPKLVLLFANALGFQRAERFELAAVVEFIHTATLLHDDVVDESSLRRGKPTANALFGNAASVLVGDFLYSRAFQMMVSVNRMRVLEVLAEATNVIAEGEVLQLMNMHDPDIAVEQYLRVIRYKTAKLFEASARLGAVLADASPEVEEACAGYGRALGTAFQLIDDALDYSGDTSALGKNVGDDLREGKPTLPLLVAMERGSPAERELIRHAIEQGEVQGLAEIVKIVRKTGALDATREAARAEADRARECLNALPPSLWREALLEFCVQSVDRSF, encoded by the coding sequence GTGCACGCAGCATCCGCATCCCCCATCGCCGAGGTCCAAGCCCTGCTGGACGCCGAGATGCGCGAGGTCGATGCCGTGATCGCGCGGCGCCTGAGCTCCGATGTCGCCCTGATCGACCAGATCGCCGGCTACATCGTGCATGCCGGCGGCAAGCGCATCCGGCCCAAGCTGGTGCTGCTGTTCGCCAACGCGCTGGGCTTCCAGCGGGCCGAACGCTTCGAGCTGGCCGCGGTGGTCGAGTTCATCCACACTGCCACCCTGCTGCACGACGATGTGGTCGACGAGTCCTCGCTGCGCCGCGGCAAGCCGACCGCCAATGCGCTGTTCGGCAACGCGGCCAGCGTGCTGGTCGGCGACTTCCTCTATTCCCGCGCCTTCCAGATGATGGTGTCGGTCAACCGCATGCGCGTGCTGGAGGTACTGGCCGAGGCGACCAATGTGATCGCCGAGGGCGAGGTGCTGCAGCTGATGAACATGCACGACCCCGACATCGCGGTCGAGCAGTACCTGCGCGTGATCCGCTACAAGACCGCCAAGCTGTTCGAGGCCAGCGCCCGGCTCGGCGCGGTGCTGGCCGATGCCAGCCCCGAGGTCGAGGAGGCCTGCGCCGGCTACGGCCGCGCGCTGGGCACCGCCTTCCAACTGATCGACGATGCGCTCGACTACAGCGGCGACACCAGCGCGCTGGGCAAGAACGTCGGCGACGATCTGCGCGAGGGCAAACCGACGCTGCCGCTCTTGGTCGCGATGGAGCGCGGCAGCCCGGCCGAACGCGAGCTGATCCGCCATGCGATCGAGCAGGGCGAGGTGCAGGGCCTGGCCGAGATCGTCAAGATCGTGCGCAAGACCGGCGCGCTGGATGCCACCCGCGAGGCCGCGCGCGCCGAGGCGGATCGGGCGCGCGAATGTTTAAATGCATTACCCCCTTCCCTCTGGCGAGAAGCTCTGCTAGAATTTTGCGTTCAGTCAGTTGATCGCTCTTTCTAG
- the rplU gene encoding 50S ribosomal protein L21, with the protein MYAVIKTGGKQYKVAAGEKIKVEQIAADVGQEIVIDQVLAVGNGAELKVGTPLVAGASVKATVVAQGKHDKVRIFKLRRRKHYKKSQGHRQTYTELEISAVNG; encoded by the coding sequence ATGTACGCGGTCATAAAAACCGGCGGCAAGCAATACAAGGTTGCTGCTGGCGAAAAGATCAAGGTAGAACAGATTGCTGCGGATGTTGGCCAAGAGATCGTGATCGACCAAGTTCTCGCCGTGGGTAACGGCGCGGAGCTCAAGGTTGGCACTCCCTTGGTTGCTGGCGCAAGCGTCAAAGCCACTGTTGTGGCACAAGGCAAGCACGACAAGGTGCGCATCTTCAAGCTGCGTCGTCGCAAGCACTACAAGAAGAGCCAGGGCCATCGCCAGACCTACACCGAGTTGGAAATCAGCGCGGTCAACGGTTAA
- the rpmA gene encoding 50S ribosomal protein L27 gives MAQKKGGGSTRNGRDSKPKMLGVKVYGGQTISAGSIIVRQRGTKFHAGTNVGMGKDHTLFALIDGTVSFAVKGEANRSTVIVTPV, from the coding sequence ATGGCACAGAAAAAGGGCGGCGGTTCCACACGGAACGGCCGCGACTCCAAGCCCAAAATGCTGGGCGTGAAGGTTTACGGCGGCCAGACCATCTCGGCCGGTTCGATCATCGTGCGTCAGCGCGGTACCAAGTTCCACGCCGGCACCAATGTCGGCATGGGCAAGGACCACACCCTGTTCGCGCTGATCGACGGCACGGTGTCCTTCGCCGTCAAGGGCGAGGCCAACCGTTCGACGGTCATCGTCACGCCGGTCTAA